Genomic segment of Melospiza melodia melodia isolate bMelMel2 chromosome 13, bMelMel2.pri, whole genome shotgun sequence:
GTCCCGCCGGTCGGTCAAGGGTCACTTGGTCCCGGCGGGAAGCGGGAAGGACCGGCTGGGCGGCGGGAGGCTGACCCTAGGCGGGGGGTGGTCCCGGCCGCCCCCGGACAAAGGGCCCATCACCGTCGCCTTTGTTCTCGGGCCGCGCCCGCCACCGCCCACCTCGtcagcggcaccggcaccgcgccCGCTCCCGCGGGGTCGACCGccgaccaggacccccagggtgGCCCTCCCGTACCCTGTCCCTACCCCTCCCGTTCCGGGACACTGTTAGGAGGGGTGTCCCCCGTGTgtccccccgccccgccgccgccgccgccccgggatgctcccgccgccgccgccgggcggtCCCAGGGTCCCCGCACGAGTCCCGGGGTGTCCCCGCTCCCCTCGGGTGCCGGGGGCGCCCCCCGGGCCGTGCCCCCCGCCCGTGCCGGGTCCCGGTTccgccgcggcggggcggggccgtgggcggggccgggcggggcgtgGCGGGCGGTGCCCGTGCCGCAGGGCTGTTGCGGCGCTGCGGCGGCGgccgctgattggctgcggcCCGCGGTGACGTCAGCGGCCGGCCCGGTGCGGCGGCGGGAGCCTATAAAGGATGCGGCGTTGGCCGCGCCGCCCCccgcgctcccggtgccgctccgCTCCGGTGCCGCTCCGCTCCCGGCCCCAGCCcgctcccgtcccgtcccgctcCGCTCCGGCCCGGCCGCACCATGAGGGAGATCGTCCACATCCAGGCGGGGCAATGCGGCAACCAGATCGGCGCCAAGGTAACGGcggcgccgccccgccccgcccgccgcggcgGAGCCGGGCGGCGGACAAAGGCAGAGCCGCTCCCCTCCCCCCCCGCCGCCGCACCGGGAGGACAAAGcgccccgccccccccccgcgccccccgccccccgCCTTTGTCCGtcagcaccgcggacagcgcccgccgagccccgcccggggtcccggtgccccccgccctgcccagccccgctcggcgtttgggggtcccggtgcccCCCGCCCTGCCGAGACTCGCTCGGCgtttgggggtcccggtgccccccgccctgcccagccccgctcggcgtttgggggtcccggtgcccCCCGCCCTGCCGAGACTCGCTCGGCgtttgggggtcccggtgcccCCCGCCCTGCTCGGCATTTTGGGTGTTTGGggcatccccgtgtccccgctccgCCGAGCCCCGTCCCGGGGTTTGAGGAGTCCCGATACCCCCTCCCTGCTCGGCATTTTGGGTGTTTGGGGATCCCGGTGCCCGCCGGGACCTGCCCAGCGGTTTGGGGAGTCCCGGTGCCCCCCGCCTGTCCCTGCCCGGCGATTTCACTGTTTGGGGAGTCCCGGTGcctcctgccccacccagccctgccgaGGGATGGGAGGATCCCGGTGCCCCGTGCCTCGCCCGGGGTTCTGGGGATGTTCCAGTGCCTCCCACCCCGCTGAGCTCCCTGTCCTCCCCAGTTCTGGGAGGTGATCAGCGACGAGCACGGCATCGACCCCAGCGGCAACTACGTGGGGGACTCGGACCTGCAGCTTGAGCGCATCAGCGTCTACTACAATGAGGCCTCTTGTAAGCGACCCCCCCTGGGAACCCCCCCGGCGGGGCAGCCCGGAACCCCCACCCCGGGCTGGGAGGGGCCCCGGTGTGACCCCacagtgcaggaggagctggggctgcgggggtgggcaggggggcagacagacagacagacagacccacCCTTGGAGGTGTGGGGTGGGCAGGCAGGTGCACCCACCCCGTGGGACCGTTTCGTTTGGGGCAGGGGGAAATGGTGAACCCCCAGTTCCACGGGACCCTGCAGTTTGGGAAGGGTCACACACAGCACCTGCACCCAGCCCTGTTGGATCCCGGGAGGGCAGACATGTGCACCCAACCCTCAGACCCTGTCCTGTGGGGGGACAGGGGCCCCCAAATTCATGGCACCCTGTAGTTTGGGTGGGGGCATGACACATGTACCCCCCCCCCGCGGGACACTGTGCTATGGGAGGGGGACACCACACACGCACCCAGCCCATGGGAACCTGGGGTTTGGGGAGAGAGGGACACCTGTGCTCCCCCTGTAGGATCCTGTGGTGAGGGAGGGACAAAGCACCAACATCCCCCAGCCCACGGGGAATGGGGGCAGACATTGCACCCACCCCATGTGACCCCCATTGTTTGGGGGTAACGAGACACGCACCACACCGGGAGCCCCTGTGATGTGGGGAGGACATGACCTGTGTACCAGCCCCGTAGAACGTGCAGGGCGCTGGGAACACCTCTGGGGCGGGATGGGGGGCAGCACAGGTCCCCTCCCATCACGGGGTCTCTCTCAGCTCACAAGTACGTGCCTCGCGCCATCCTGGTGGACCTGGAGCCGGGGACGATGGACAGCGTGCGCTCGGGTGCCTTCGGCCACCTCTTCCGCCCCGACAACTTCATCTTTGGTAGGTCCCCGGGGAGGGAGGGGTGAGCCATCCCCCGATGTTTCCCCGAGCCCCAGCGCCCTCGGACCCGCCCGGCCGGTCGCCGTCCCCGGGGCCCTGGGCGGGCACACCCCTCCCGCGCCGCGGGGCCCGGCACCGCCGGCTCGCCGCCAAACCTCTGCGGTTCCTGCTTCCCACCCCGCCCCGGCGTCAGATCTGCCGGTGCTGCCGGCGGCAGCGGCTGGGCCGGCCCCGATCCTCTGCCGGTGCCCTCGGGCTGTGGGCGTGGGGGGCCGGCGGCCATCGGAGCCTCTGTTCTCTTCCCAGGGCAGAGCGGTGCCGGCAACAACTGGGCCAAGGGGCACTACACGGAGGGCGCCGAGCTGGTGGACTCGGTGCTGGACGTGGTGCGCAAGGAGTGTGAGAACTGCGACTGCCTGCAGGGCTTCCAGCTGACCCACTCGCTGGGCGGGGGCACCGGCTCGGGCATGGGCACGCTGCTCATCTCCAAGGTGCGCGAGGAGTACCCCGACCGCATCATGAACACCTTCAGCGTGGTGCCGTCCCCCAAGGTGTCGGACACGGTGGTGGAGCCCTACAACGCCACGCTGTCCATCCACCAGCTGGTGGAGAACACGGACGAGACCTACTGCATCGACAACGAGGCGCTCTACGACATCTGCTTCCGCACCCTCAAGCTGGCCACCCCCACCTACGGCGACCTCAACCACCTGGTGTCGGCCACCATGAGCGGCGTCACCACCTCCCTGCGCTTCCCCGGCCAGCTCAACGCCGACCTGCGCAAGCTGGCCGTCAACATGGTGCCCTTCCCGCGGCTGCACTTCTTCATGCCCGGCTTCGCGCCGCTGACGGCGCGGGGCAGCCAGCAGTACCGCGCCCTCACCGTGCCCGAGCTCACCCAGCAGATGTTCGACGCCAAGAACATGATGGCCGCCTGCGACCCCCGCCACGGCCGCTACCTCACCGTGGCCACCGTCTTCCGTGGCCGCATGTCC
This window contains:
- the TUBB3 gene encoding tubulin beta-3 chain translates to MREIVHIQAGQCGNQIGAKFWEVISDEHGIDPSGNYVGDSDLQLERISVYYNEASSHKYVPRAILVDLEPGTMDSVRSGAFGHLFRPDNFIFGQSGAGNNWAKGHYTEGAELVDSVLDVVRKECENCDCLQGFQLTHSLGGGTGSGMGTLLISKVREEYPDRIMNTFSVVPSPKVSDTVVEPYNATLSIHQLVENTDETYCIDNEALYDICFRTLKLATPTYGDLNHLVSATMSGVTTSLRFPGQLNADLRKLAVNMVPFPRLHFFMPGFAPLTARGSQQYRALTVPELTQQMFDAKNMMAACDPRHGRYLTVATVFRGRMSMKEVDEQMLAIQSKNSSYFVEWIPNNVKVAVCDIPPRGLKMSSTFIGNSTAIQELFKRISEQFTAMFRRKAFLHWYTGEGMDEMEFTEAESNMNDLVSEYQQYQDATAEEEGEMYEDDEEESEAQGAK